The DNA region ataaagatGTAGATTTATCAAAGAGAAACATAACAGATCTATAGTTCAGAAGATCTACGTCATATGCATTTGtatgttttatcattcatgATTTAGCTAAGTAACAAAAGAACTTACTTTTATAGTTTGATTTGCACAGAAATATCCGGGCATGTAAGTCCAAAACACTAGTTGTAATTGTAAATACAGACACAATGAGAGCCACTTGATTCTGGAAAGAGAGGGGAAAAAAATCTCAGGAAGACTGTATGTTTCAAAGTTCATCATGCAAACTATAAGgtgtagatttcagtttttttgCTATCCTGTTCAGTGTcaaagaaagaagaaagaaagaaagaataatgtAACCAGAGTAggatcataataaaataatgataaaaaaaatgcatgtttgttctctctctctctctctctctctctctctctctctctctccgcaTGTTTCCTTTCAATCAGAATTCAACATCACTAATCTTATGATAATGTGTATCAACCCACTTTCTAGTTAGTCTACATCATATATGAATGATGTACATTATTTGTTGTACTCATATTGCTTAGCCTTATAAATGTTGGATTTGAATaatgtaaatgcatgtatttttttttagtgtatTCACTAAACAGACCTCAATCAATATCATGCAGTTAGTTGcaggagcaaaataaaaaaaaaaacacacattcATAGCTATGTTTGgtgtttgttttttctctcaTCTCACCCCCCACccataatttttctttcaaatcttCATTACTACTCCTGTAAATTTTACTACTCGACTATTCATACTCTGGTCTGTAGCCGTGAACATTATGAAAAAAGCATGCACCTTGCATTACAAACCCTTGCCATGTTACTCATTTACAATTTGCTTATATCTCCTTTTTAATATCTTATTTGTGAGTTTGTGTTgttaatgccccccccccccccccttctgaaCCATACCATAGTCAGATATGAATTAATGATATGTAATAACACATTATCACAGAAAAACTAGAAGGGGCTTAATGTACCTGTATAAAGTGTATATGAATTCATTGTACTTGCATGTTTCTTTGCAACTTGCATTTGTAATtaagacatcttttcgaaaaatattgGTAGCCCTGAAAAGGGCTTTTGTTGAAGGTTTGCAATCTGCAATGATGCTATGATTGCTTATTTTTTAGCTGCTGTCTTCTTGGGAGTCTTGGCTTTCTTTGGCTTGGCTGCTGCTGCTTTTTTCGGAGTCTTGGCCTTCTTTGGCTTGGCTGCTGCCTTCTTAGGGGATTTGGCTGCCGTCTTCTTCTTGGGTGTCTTAACTTTCTTAGGTCCAGCTGCTTTCTTGGGggacttcttcttcttctcagCAGTCTTTTTCTCCCCTGCCGCCTTCCTGGGCTTAAAAGCTGTGGCCTTCTTTGGTTTGGCTGCCTTGGGTTTGGTGACTTTCTTCGCCTTTGGTTTTTTCTCTGTCTTTGGCTTGTCTCCTAACTTGAAAGAGCCAGTGGCGCCTGTTCCTTTGGCTTGTTTCAGAGCGCCTTTCTTCACTCCGTTCTTGAGTGCCATTTTAAGGTGGACATTAATGGGGTTGACGTCGTTTCCCACTTTAAAGTTGGCCATTATGTACTTCAGAATGGCCTGTCTGGAAGATCCACCACGCTCTTTCAGGGATTCCAAGGCGGCCCTGATCATGTCAACGTACTTGGGGTGTGCTGCAGGTACCTTAGGCTTAGTAACCTTCTTCTTGACTGGGGTTGTGGTTGCTGTGTCTGCCATGGCTTCGGACGAAACGAAAACGCTGTACAATTCACTGCGAACTAATACGAGGAAATAGTGAAGTCTCACGCTCTCGCTGCTTTTGTTTACAGCGGGCGCGGACGTCCTCGAAAACATCCCTTAAAATCGAAGCGCATATGCATAGTAGAATCGATGTGTGTTTTGATGCCGATGTTTACATCCTTGCTGCGCCGTTTAATGAGTACCGATTGCAcctattttatgaaaatcacatTGTGTGGATATATCCCTACCATATCATCTGCATATTTTACGTAAATTCTCCGCTAAAGGAACTCAAATGAAAGGAAAACGTAGGACAGAGTAGCAAATTCCAACTCCAAATGCCGATAAAGTCACGCAATgtctttaaaattgataattattcacagaaaattacatttttttaacgtcCAACATACAGACATAAGTGTATTGTATATCGTCTATTGTGTAGAAGGCCCATACATAtcttctttttaatgaaattcacACCAGGTCCATACACCCAGAAACACACGATACACAGAACAAGAGCAAGAgagaattataaatttttaaagttgtcagaaagaaaaacaaataaataaaataaaaaaagaaagaaaaagtcgtcactttaataataatatcaaaatattcattGGCAAAAGTCAtaggattttttgaaaaataaagaaaattgaattacaTTATCTACTTTACGCGAAGTGCGATGTACAGTATAGTACGTGCAAGAAAACGGCGTTATGTTAACAAATGCACATACAGTCAAAAAGCATATCAACATAAATATAGATATACTAAGGTAGTAGTTGATCATGAATTGGGAAAAAAAACGGGTGATGAATGACGTGAATAAATAATTAGTTCATTTGTGCAATCATGAAAACATTGCCAAAACTGCAGTTTTCACGTGTGCACATCTTACTTAGACC from Crassostrea angulata isolate pt1a10 chromosome 7, ASM2561291v2, whole genome shotgun sequence includes:
- the LOC128157342 gene encoding histone H1-delta-like, with the translated sequence MFSRTSAPAVNKSSESVRLHYFLVLVRSELYSVFVSSEAMADTATTTPVKKKVTKPKVPAAHPKYVDMIRAALESLKERGGSSRQAILKYIMANFKVGNDVNPINVHLKMALKNGVKKGALKQAKGTGATGSFKLGDKPKTEKKPKAKKVTKPKAAKPKKATAFKPRKAAGEKKTAEKKKKSPKKAAGPKKVKTPKKKTAAKSPKKAAAKPKKAKTPKKAAAAKPKKAKTPKKTAAKK